A segment of the Leptospira barantonii genome:
TTGTTTTAGTTTTTGAAAGGCTTCTTCCTTTTCCTCCGTGTATCGAAACGGTTCTATATGATGAAGAAGATTGTATCGATAACTCTGACTGGAAACGCAGTTCGGGCGAGGGGAGCAGTAATTGAGTTCTTGTTCGTAAACTCCGGTTCTCGGACCGACCAAGGTGGTACAACAAAGAAGAATGATGAGCGCGGTTTCTACCATATTGTTTAGACTTCGGGTGAGAATGGCTCATTTACGCCCTTCCGTTTTCGTTTGGAAACTTTTTTCCGGGGCCGTAGTTCCGACCTAATTTTTTAGAATTGAAAAAAAATTAGAATCATTCTAAAAAATATTTGCTTCCGAGGGCTGGGGAGATACTATGGAAGGGTCTAAGTTTCGAAGTAAAATTCACAAAGGAGAAACAAAATGCCTCAGGTTACATCCCTAGCGCCGGACTTTAAAGCAGAAGCTGTTCTTGGAAAAGAAATTAAGGAAATTAAACTTTCCGACTACAAAGGAAAATGGGTGGTTCTATTCTTTTACCCCCTCGACTTTACCTTTGTTTGCCCGACTGAGATCATCGAATACGACAATCAACTTGCAGAATTCAAAAAACTCGGAGCGGAAGTTCTCGGAGTTTCCGTGGATTCAGCTTTCACTCACTTAGCTTGGAAAAACACACCTAAAAAAGAAGGTGGAATCGGCGATATCAAGTATCCATTGATCGCGGATCTTACGAAATCCATCTCCAGAGATTACAACGTTTTAACCGACGGTGGAGTCGCTCTGAGAGGAACTTTCATCATCGACCCGGCAGGTGTGATCCGTCAAGCGACCATCAACGATCTTCCTGTGGGACGTAATATCGACGAAGCGATTCGTTTGATCAAGGCGTTCCAATTCGTTGAAAAACACGGCGAAGTTTGCCCTGCGAACTGGGATGAAGGAAAGAAAACAATGGTCGCGGATCCTCAAAAATCCAAAGACTATTTCTCTGCAGTGAACTAATTCACGCAGTAAATCGATTTTTTTCCTGTCCGCAGGCGTTCGCCTGCGGATTCTGGCACTTGAGAGACGAAGTAGACTCCGAAGGGCGTCTAATATCGGGAGGAACGGAGAATGGAACAAGTCCTGGAAAAACAATCCGCCAACGAAGATCGTTACTATCGACCCGATAATTTTCCGAAAGGCCTCACACGCAAAGTTGTAGAATCCATTTCTCATATTAAGAATGAGCCCGCTTGGCTCACAGAATTCCGTCTCAAAGCATTCGAAATCTACGAACAAAAACCTATGCCGACTTGGGGATTTTTTCCCAACTTCAACGTAGACATCGATTCTTATACGCATTATATCGGATCCAATCAACAGAAGAAAAAATCCTGGGACGAAGTGGATCCCGAAGTTCTGAAATCCTTCGAACGTTTGGGAATTCCCGAACACGAAAGAAAGTATCTCGCCGGAATCGAAGCGATGAACGATTCCGAAACCGTTTATGCAAACGTAAAAAAAGAATTAACCGAGCTCGGAATTCTTTTCTGCGATATCGATACCGCCATCCGCGAATATCCGGAGATCGTAAAAAAATATTTAGGAACCGTAGTCAGTGTTGGAGATAATAAATTCTCCGCTCTGAACAGTTGTGTTTTTTCGGGAGGATCGTTTGCGTTCGTTCCGAAAGGAGTGAAAACTCCTATGCCTCTTCAGGCGTATTTCAAAGTGACTGCGGCTTCTTCCGGTCAGTATGAAAGAACGTTGTTGATCGCCGACGAAGGCGCCGAGATCGAATACTCCGAAGGTTGTTCTT
Coding sequences within it:
- a CDS encoding peroxiredoxin, which codes for MPQVTSLAPDFKAEAVLGKEIKEIKLSDYKGKWVVLFFYPLDFTFVCPTEIIEYDNQLAEFKKLGAEVLGVSVDSAFTHLAWKNTPKKEGGIGDIKYPLIADLTKSISRDYNVLTDGGVALRGTFIIDPAGVIRQATINDLPVGRNIDEAIRLIKAFQFVEKHGEVCPANWDEGKKTMVADPQKSKDYFSAVN